The stretch of DNA ACACCTCGGCTGCCGTCAAGGCGCGTGCCGACTGGGTGGTGACTTCCAGTATTGCGCTTCAAGTGGTGGAACACCTGATGGATCAGGGCAAGAAATTGATCTGGGCCCCCGATAAACACCTCGGTAGTTATATTCAAAACCAGACCGGTGCGGATATGTTGCTGTGGGACTCCGCCTGCATCGTGCATGAAGAGTTCAAGGCCAAGGGTGTGTTGGAACTTAAGCGGGTTTACCCCGATGCTGCCGTACTGGTCCATCCGGAGTCGCCCGCCTCGGTCGTTGAAATCGCCGACGCCGTCGGCTCGACCAGCCAGTTGATCCGGGCGGCCCAAACCCTGCCGAATCAGCTCTTTATTGTTGCCACTGATCGCGGCATCTTCCACAAGATGCGGCAAGCGGCGCCCGGTAAAGAGTTTATCGAGGCTCCGACCGCAGGCTCCGGCGCCACCTGTCGTAGCTGTGCCCACTGCCCCTGGATGGCGCTGAACGAGCTGGAGGTGATGGCCGAGACGTTACGAAGCGGCAGCAATGAGGTTCTGGTTGATCCGGAGCTGGCGCGTAGGGCGATGATTCCCCTGCAGCGTATGCTGCAGTTTACGGCAACCCAGGCCGCCTGACTTCCGCTCCCTTTTCTTTCTCTGCAAGCGATGGGCTAGAAGCCAACATCCTTTTG from Aestuariirhabdus litorea encodes:
- the nadA gene encoding quinolinate synthase NadA, with product MTMVSDRVFVQQHLATEHLQSMDPARKAALKEEVKSLLREQDAVLVAHYYTPDVIQELAEETGGCVADSLEMARFGNQHDASTLMVAGVRFMGETAKILTPAKRVLMPTLEATCSLDIGCPVDTFSAFCDQHPDREVVVYANTSAAVKARADWVVTSSIALQVVEHLMDQGKKLIWAPDKHLGSYIQNQTGADMLLWDSACIVHEEFKAKGVLELKRVYPDAAVLVHPESPASVVEIADAVGSTSQLIRAAQTLPNQLFIVATDRGIFHKMRQAAPGKEFIEAPTAGSGATCRSCAHCPWMALNELEVMAETLRSGSNEVLVDPELARRAMIPLQRMLQFTATQAA